In Azospirillum ramasamyi, a single window of DNA contains:
- a CDS encoding class I SAM-dependent methyltransferase encodes MDLATKEFYDDFWPRFVPIYDETKKYMLETLTERQIGRALDAGCGHGICSVILSEMAEQVVSVDVSSDSLATARQQAQRFGRDNIEFHHQDLQELDTNLGPFDLVWCWGVAMMAPDPMKVMRNLMAVTKPGGTVYLGLYLKTWLSPVHEGVRHFCRAYMDTPARRKLVGGFFTGLTKVACMLKGQEINRRADNVSIQAQVEDWYYPPYKTFYSIEEIVALFERNGFKAECIQDRLGRMKSATIFVIRATKNA; translated from the coding sequence ATGGATCTCGCGACCAAGGAATTCTACGACGACTTCTGGCCCCGTTTCGTGCCGATCTACGACGAGACCAAGAAGTACATGCTGGAGACGCTGACCGAGCGGCAGATCGGCCGGGCGCTGGATGCCGGCTGCGGCCACGGCATCTGCTCCGTCATCCTGTCGGAAATGGCCGAACAGGTGGTGTCGGTCGACGTGTCGTCGGACAGCCTCGCCACCGCGCGCCAGCAGGCCCAGCGCTTCGGCCGCGACAACATCGAGTTCCATCACCAAGACCTGCAGGAGCTGGACACGAATCTCGGGCCGTTCGACCTGGTCTGGTGCTGGGGCGTGGCGATGATGGCGCCCGACCCGATGAAGGTGATGCGCAACCTGATGGCCGTCACCAAGCCGGGCGGCACCGTCTATCTCGGCCTCTACCTGAAGACCTGGCTGTCGCCGGTGCATGAGGGCGTGCGCCATTTCTGCCGCGCCTACATGGACACGCCGGCCCGGCGCAAGCTGGTCGGCGGCTTCTTCACCGGCCTGACCAAGGTCGCCTGCATGTTGAAGGGGCAGGAGATCAACCGCCGCGCCGACAACGTGTCGATCCAGGCCCAGGTCGAGGACTGGTACTATCCGCCCTACAAGACCTTCTATTCGATCGAGGAGATCGTCGCGCTGTTCGAGCGCAACGGCTTCAAGGCCGAATGCATCCAGGACCGGCTGGGCCGGATGAAGAGCGCCACGATCTTCGTCATCCGGGCGACGAAGAATGCCTGA